From Pararhodobacter zhoushanensis, the proteins below share one genomic window:
- the murA gene encoding UDP-N-acetylglucosamine 1-carboxyvinyltransferase, whose amino-acid sequence MAQAQPHERIQYIVEGGHRLSGTIEPSGNKNAALPIVAAALLTDQRVELTNVPRIRDIEVLVELIQSVGAEARWLGRNHLEIRAANLRPADLDPDLCARVRASILLAGPMLARCGEVTLPPPGGDVIGRRRVDTHFLALEQLGAEIKTNGHYSFKAKQLRGADVFLDEPSVTATENALCAAVYAEGTTILRNCASEPHVQDLALFLNAMGAQIEGIGTNTMTIHGGKKLSGCTHRIGPDHIEVGSLIGLAAVTKSEMTIKNAGVEHLRSTLMGFERLGIRCQVQGDDLFIPADQEMRVQADFGGHIPTISDQPWPAFPADTMSIAIVTATQCEGVVMMFEKMFESRMFFVDKLIAMGARIVLCDPHRAIVAGPSNMRGSRLESPDIRAGMAMLIAAMCAEGTSTINNAQQIERGYERIDERLNAMGAKITRVPARA is encoded by the coding sequence ATGGCACAGGCACAACCGCACGAGCGCATTCAGTATATCGTCGAGGGCGGCCACCGGCTGTCCGGCACGATCGAGCCGTCGGGCAACAAGAACGCAGCGCTGCCCATCGTGGCGGCAGCGCTGCTGACCGATCAGCGGGTCGAACTGACCAATGTCCCGCGCATCCGCGACATCGAGGTGCTGGTCGAACTGATCCAGTCGGTCGGGGCCGAGGCCAGATGGCTGGGCCGCAACCATCTGGAAATCCGCGCCGCCAACCTGCGCCCCGCCGATCTGGACCCCGATCTGTGCGCCCGCGTGCGCGCGTCGATCCTGCTGGCCGGGCCGATGCTGGCGCGCTGCGGCGAGGTGACGCTGCCGCCGCCGGGCGGCGACGTGATCGGCCGCCGCCGCGTGGACACGCATTTTCTGGCGCTTGAACAATTGGGCGCCGAGATCAAGACGAACGGGCATTATTCGTTCAAAGCCAAGCAGTTGCGCGGCGCAGATGTGTTCCTGGATGAACCATCCGTCACCGCGACCGAGAACGCGCTCTGTGCCGCCGTCTATGCAGAGGGCACGACGATCCTGCGCAACTGCGCCTCGGAACCGCATGTGCAGGATCTGGCGCTGTTCCTGAACGCCATGGGCGCGCAGATCGAGGGCATCGGCACCAACACGATGACCATCCACGGCGGCAAGAAATTGAGCGGCTGCACGCATCGCATCGGCCCCGACCATATCGAAGTCGGCTCGCTGATCGGTCTGGCGGCGGTGACCAAATCGGAAATGACCATCAAGAACGCCGGTGTCGAGCATCTGCGTTCCACCCTGATGGGGTTCGAGCGGCTGGGCATCCGCTGTCAGGTGCAAGGGGACGATCTTTTCATCCCCGCCGATCAGGAAATGCGCGTGCAGGCCGATTTCGGCGGGCATATCCCGACGATCTCGGATCAGCCCTGGCCCGCTTTTCCCGCCGACACGATGTCCATCGCCATCGTCACCGCCACGCAATGCGAAGGCGTGGTGATGATGTTCGAGAAGATGTTTGAAAGCCGGATGTTCTTTGTCGACAAGCTGATCGCCATGGGCGCGCGGATTGTTTTGTGCGACCCGCACCGCGCAATTGTCGCCGGGCCGTCGAACATGCGCGGCTCGCGGCTGGAAAGCCCGGACATTCGCGCCGGTATGGCGATGCTGATCGCGGCGATGTGCGCCGAGGGCACCTCGACCATCAACAACGCCCAGCAGATCGAGCGCGGCTACGAGCGGATTGACGAGCGGCTCAATGCGATGGGTGCCAAGATCACGCGGGTGCCGGCGCGGGCCTGA
- the hisB gene encoding imidazoleglycerol-phosphate dehydratase HisB: MRSATISRKTAETEIKVTLTLDGSGQYDNQTGVGFFDHMLDQLARHALFDMTVQADGDLHIDDHHTVEDTGIAIGQALAKALADKRGIRRYGECSLAMDDAQVRCALDLSGRPFLVWNVNLPTQKIGTFDTELVREFFQALSTHGGITLHLDQVHGFNSHHIAEATFKAVARALRDACEIDPRKADAVPSTKGTL; encoded by the coding sequence ATGCGCAGCGCGACCATTTCCCGCAAGACCGCCGAGACCGAAATCAAGGTCACGCTCACTCTGGATGGCTCTGGCCAGTACGACAACCAGACGGGCGTCGGCTTTTTCGACCACATGCTTGACCAGTTGGCGCGCCACGCGCTGTTTGACATGACCGTGCAAGCGGATGGCGATCTGCATATCGACGACCACCACACGGTCGAAGATACCGGCATCGCCATCGGTCAGGCACTGGCCAAGGCACTGGCCGACAAGCGCGGCATCCGGCGCTATGGTGAATGCAGTCTGGCGATGGACGACGCGCAGGTGCGCTGTGCGCTCGACCTGTCGGGCCGCCCGTTTCTGGTGTGGAACGTCAACTTGCCCACGCAAAAAATCGGCACGTTTGATACCGAGCTGGTGCGCGAGTTCTTTCAGGCGCTCAGCACCCATGGCGGCATCACGCTGCATCTGGATCAGGTCCACGGCTTCAACAGCCACCATATCGCCGAGGCCACCTTCAAGGCCGTCGCCCGCGCCCTGCGCGACGCCTGCGAGATCGACCCGCGCAAGGCGGATGCCGTGCCCTCGACCAAGGGCACGCTGTAA
- the rimO gene encoding 30S ribosomal protein S12 methylthiotransferase RimO codes for MSQNPPSLRPDLAPRALIKDAPRAGQPTIGMVSLGCPKALVDSERILTRLRAEGYAISPDYQGADAVIVNTCGFLDSAKAESLDAIGEALRENGKVIVTGCLGAEPEYITGAHPKVMAVTGPHQYEQVLDAVHGAVPPSPDPFIDLLPASGVSLTPRHFSYLKISEGCNHKCKFCIIPDMRGRLVSRPAHAVIREAEKLVAAGVKELLVISQDTSAYGVDIKHAEDRGHRAHITDLARDLGALGAWVRLHYVYPYPHVRDLIPLMAEGLVLPYLDIPFQHAHPETLKRMARPAAAAKTLDEIARWRADCPDITLRSTFIVGYPGETEEEFQTLLDWMDEAQLDRVGCFQYEDVKGARSNALPDHVPAEVKQERWDRFMEKAQAISEAKLEAKVGRVLPVIVDEVDGEGATCRTQADAPEIDGNLFIDEGFEELNPGDIVTVEVEEASDYDLWGRLVD; via the coding sequence TCCGCCCCGACCTTGCCCCGCGTGCCCTGATCAAGGACGCGCCGCGCGCAGGCCAGCCCACCATCGGCATGGTCAGCCTTGGCTGCCCCAAGGCGCTGGTCGATTCCGAGCGCATCCTGACCCGGCTGCGCGCCGAGGGCTATGCGATCAGCCCCGACTATCAGGGCGCGGATGCGGTCATCGTGAACACCTGCGGCTTTCTGGACAGCGCCAAGGCCGAGAGCCTTGATGCCATCGGCGAGGCCCTGCGCGAGAATGGCAAGGTGATCGTCACCGGCTGTCTGGGCGCCGAGCCCGAGTATATCACCGGCGCGCATCCCAAGGTGATGGCGGTCACCGGCCCGCATCAGTACGAGCAGGTTCTGGACGCCGTGCACGGTGCCGTCCCGCCCTCGCCCGATCCGTTCATTGATCTGCTGCCGGCCAGCGGGGTCAGTCTGACACCGAGACATTTCAGCTATCTGAAGATTTCCGAAGGCTGCAACCACAAGTGCAAGTTCTGCATCATCCCCGACATGCGCGGCCGACTGGTGAGCCGTCCGGCGCATGCGGTGATCCGTGAGGCGGAAAAGCTGGTGGCGGCGGGGGTCAAGGAACTGCTGGTGATCAGTCAGGATACCTCGGCCTACGGCGTCGACATCAAGCATGCCGAAGACCGCGGACACCGGGCGCATATCACCGATCTGGCGCGTGATCTGGGCGCGTTGGGGGCATGGGTCAGACTGCATTACGTCTATCCCTACCCGCATGTGCGCGACCTGATCCCGCTGATGGCGGAAGGGTTGGTGCTGCCCTATCTGGACATCCCGTTCCAGCACGCGCACCCCGAGACGCTCAAGCGCATGGCGCGCCCGGCGGCGGCGGCCAAGACGCTGGACGAGATCGCCCGGTGGCGTGCCGATTGCCCGGACATCACCCTGCGTTCGACCTTCATCGTCGGCTATCCCGGTGAAACGGAAGAAGAATTCCAGACGCTGCTTGACTGGATGGACGAAGCGCAGCTCGACCGGGTGGGTTGCTTTCAATACGAGGACGTCAAGGGCGCGCGCTCGAACGCGCTGCCCGATCACGTGCCCGCCGAGGTCAAGCAAGAGCGCTGGGACCGGTTCATGGAGAAAGCCCAGGCGATTTCCGAGGCCAAGCTGGAGGCCAAGGTAGGCCGGGTACTGCCGGTGATCGTGGATGAGGTCGATGGCGAGGGCGCGACCTGCCGCACGCAGGCCGATGCGCCCGAGATCGACGGCAACCTGTTCATTGACGAAGGGTTCGAGGAACTGAACCCCGGCGATATCGTCACTGTGGAAGTGGAAGAGGCGTCGGACTATGATCTCTGGGGCCGACTTGTTGACTAA
- a CDS encoding DUF1330 domain-containing protein, which translates to MPKAYWIAHVDVTDPDIYAKYREANAIAFAKYCARFIVRGAPQIVREGQSRARTVVIEFPDLAAATACFDSPEYQAAKAIRDPISTADMVIIEGYEG; encoded by the coding sequence ATGCCCAAGGCCTATTGGATCGCCCATGTCGATGTCACGGATCCCGACATCTATGCGAAATACCGCGAGGCCAATGCCATAGCCTTCGCCAAATATTGCGCGCGCTTCATCGTGCGCGGCGCGCCGCAGATCGTGCGTGAAGGCCAGAGCCGCGCGCGCACCGTGGTGATCGAATTTCCAGATCTGGCGGCGGCGACCGCCTGCTTTGACTCGCCGGAATATCAGGCGGCCAAGGCGATCCGCGACCCGATTTCCACCGCCGATATGGTGATCATTGAAGGGTATGAGGGCTAG
- a CDS encoding HlyD family efflux transporter periplasmic adaptor subunit: MNDDSFDPEMYLSLPAEANGGARKKAAPMPPLVQPPVYARTRGAAPVIAAGQTRAPQAHAAPQAPAATDPDVRVPDSLRRALIAQQSRAPESPYQPEQAAYREEPQAAARQAPLRRVSGEPRLTASLPQQSGTVEPLFRHSSAQTAQQATAHSYRDEPHYAEVAQPAPRLAAVASGWHAADHFPPHTPSDEAPEAQAWDDEAFADAQSAPNPRPMTDAPQRAPQEPARPLQREPMAVLWQGYEVEAWDWNANGFVLVTPFPYSVDPGRTVAVTLLIGQGIARLSMSVQALCDPIEPTLFSFVGLSRAHVQLLQRISAHDGPSLALMLAEPERSYPELPKSAPKAPHAAQTAAPQAPAAGAVTAPPRARGYRPSLRLLFALAILGGGGALYWDSQSTITSRYAAVTSTATELSVPSAGTLAQLSLREGQPVTTGEILGYVRPRSYVEPEPTRLITLSSELFGTDAAVASALAGDDGAAASTAPPELPPSDLAARADPGQAIVSPCDCVVQQVSQQNGAWIEPGDQLALLVGNEAPTVHALILATTARDVDPGDRATLRLGDGTTVNGSVTRISPDAHWPGFAGLPATVFAAERYARIEVMPDAPLTAPVGADAQVSVRTSAFLGWVHAQIGL, encoded by the coding sequence ATGAACGACGATTCCTTCGACCCCGAGATGTATCTGTCGTTGCCCGCCGAGGCTAACGGCGGCGCGCGCAAGAAAGCTGCGCCGATGCCGCCGCTGGTGCAACCGCCGGTTTACGCACGCACGCGCGGGGCAGCGCCGGTGATCGCGGCAGGCCAGACGCGGGCGCCGCAAGCGCACGCCGCCCCGCAGGCGCCCGCAGCCACGGACCCCGATGTGCGCGTGCCCGATTCTCTGCGCCGCGCGTTGATCGCCCAGCAGTCCCGTGCGCCCGAATCGCCGTATCAGCCCGAACAGGCCGCCTACCGCGAAGAACCGCAGGCCGCGGCCCGGCAGGCTCCGTTGCGCCGCGTATCCGGCGAGCCGCGCCTGACAGCATCGTTGCCGCAACAGTCGGGCACGGTCGAGCCGCTGTTTCGTCACAGCTCGGCTCAGACCGCTCAGCAGGCAACGGCGCATAGCTACAGGGACGAGCCGCATTATGCCGAGGTCGCGCAACCCGCGCCGCGTCTGGCCGCTGTTGCTTCCGGCTGGCACGCTGCCGACCATTTCCCGCCCCACACACCGTCTGACGAAGCCCCTGAAGCGCAGGCTTGGGACGATGAGGCGTTTGCCGATGCGCAAAGCGCGCCCAATCCACGGCCTATGACCGATGCGCCGCAGCGTGCCCCGCAAGAGCCCGCGCGCCCGCTGCAGCGTGAGCCGATGGCGGTGCTGTGGCAGGGTTACGAGGTCGAGGCCTGGGACTGGAACGCCAACGGCTTTGTGCTGGTCACGCCATTCCCCTATTCGGTCGATCCCGGTCGCACCGTCGCCGTGACGCTGTTGATCGGGCAAGGCATTGCCCGGCTGTCCATGTCGGTTCAGGCACTGTGCGATCCGATCGAGCCGACGCTGTTCTCCTTTGTCGGCCTGAGCCGCGCGCATGTGCAGTTGCTGCAGCGCATCAGTGCGCATGACGGGCCCAGTCTGGCGCTGATGCTGGCTGAACCCGAGCGGTCTTACCCCGAACTCCCGAAATCCGCGCCCAAAGCGCCCCACGCGGCCCAAACGGCTGCACCGCAGGCACCGGCTGCCGGGGCGGTTACCGCGCCGCCGCGCGCACGCGGCTATCGCCCCAGTCTGCGGTTGCTCTTTGCCTTGGCGATCCTTGGCGGGGGCGGGGCGCTCTATTGGGACAGCCAGTCCACGATCACGTCGCGTTATGCTGCCGTGACAAGCACCGCAACGGAACTGAGCGTGCCCTCCGCCGGAACGCTGGCGCAGCTGTCCCTGCGCGAAGGTCAGCCCGTCACCACGGGTGAGATTCTGGGCTATGTGCGCCCGCGCAGCTATGTCGAGCCCGAACCGACGCGGCTGATTACCCTGTCGTCAGAGCTGTTTGGCACCGATGCTGCCGTCGCCAGTGCCTTGGCGGGTGATGACGGCGCAGCGGCATCAACCGCGCCGCCGGAACTGCCGCCGAGCGATCTGGCCGCGCGCGCGGATCCGGGGCAAGCGATCGTGTCACCCTGTGACTGCGTCGTGCAGCAGGTCTCGCAGCAAAACGGCGCGTGGATCGAGCCGGGGGATCAACTGGCCTTGCTGGTTGGCAACGAGGCCCCCACGGTTCATGCGTTGATCCTTGCGACCACTGCGCGTGACGTGGATCCGGGCGACCGGGCGACCCTTCGTCTGGGCGATGGCACAACCGTGAACGGCTCTGTCACCCGGATCAGCCCCGATGCGCACTGGCCCGGCTTTGCCGGTCTGCCCGCCACGGTTTTCGCCGCCGAGCGCTATGCCCGGATCGAGGTCATGCCGGACGCGCCGCTTACCGCCCCCGTCGGGGCAGATGCGCAAGTTTCGGTGCGGACCAGCGCGTTCTTGGGTTGGGTTCACGCACAGATCGGCCTGTAA
- the hisH gene encoding imidazole glycerol phosphate synthase subunit HisH: MLTVLVDYESGNLHSAQKAFERMAREVDGGEVIVTARPEDVLRADRIVLPGDGAFPACRRELDAVTGMTEALTEAVITKGRPFLGICVGMQLLATRGLEYTQTPGLDWIGGDVVRIMPDQPGMKVPHMGWNDMVLDRPHAVLDGIDTGDHAYFVHSYRFAVADPAHLLAHVDYGGQVTAIVGRDNILGTQFHPEKSQSAGLRLIGNFLRWKP, encoded by the coding sequence ATGCTGACGGTTCTGGTTGATTACGAGAGCGGCAACCTGCACTCGGCGCAAAAAGCGTTCGAGCGGATGGCGCGTGAGGTGGATGGCGGCGAGGTGATCGTCACCGCACGGCCCGAGGACGTGCTGCGCGCCGACCGGATCGTGCTGCCCGGTGATGGCGCATTCCCGGCCTGCCGTCGCGAGCTGGATGCCGTCACCGGCATGACCGAGGCGCTGACCGAGGCTGTGATCACAAAGGGACGCCCGTTTCTGGGCATCTGCGTCGGCATGCAACTGCTGGCGACGCGCGGTCTGGAATATACCCAGACGCCGGGACTGGACTGGATCGGCGGCGACGTGGTGCGGATCATGCCAGATCAGCCGGGCATGAAAGTGCCGCATATGGGCTGGAACGACATGGTGCTGGACCGCCCGCATGCGGTGCTTGACGGCATCGACACCGGCGATCACGCCTATTTCGTGCACTCCTACCGCTTTGCGGTCGCCGATCCTGCGCATCTTCTGGCGCATGTGGACTACGGCGGGCAGGTCACGGCGATTGTCGGGCGCGACAACATTCTGGGCACGCAGTTCCACCCCGAGAAGAGCCAGTCGGCGGGGCTTCGCCTGATTGGCAATTTCCTGCGCTGGAAGCCCTGA
- a CDS encoding GNAT family N-acetyltransferase codes for MIQPATPEDLDRLLPMVNALSAHHGDPEACTREALERDLFGPDAFVTVLLAEAGYTTLYPTAQLHWGVRGMEMHHLFVHPHQRGTGLGKALVLAAVAHAKTQGARYLSLGTHPDNAKARDFYAALGFEVIAPGPRLRLKF; via the coding sequence ATGATCCAGCCCGCGACGCCAGAAGACCTCGACCGCCTTCTGCCGATGGTTAACGCGCTCTCAGCGCATCACGGCGACCCCGAGGCCTGCACCCGCGAGGCGCTGGAACGCGATCTGTTCGGGCCGGACGCCTTTGTGACCGTGCTGCTGGCCGAGGCGGGTTACACCACCCTCTACCCCACCGCGCAACTGCATTGGGGCGTGCGCGGCATGGAGATGCATCATCTCTTCGTCCACCCCCATCAGCGCGGCACAGGCTTGGGCAAGGCCCTGGTGCTTGCCGCCGTTGCGCACGCCAAGACCCAAGGCGCGCGCTATCTCAGCCTGGGCACCCACCCCGACAACGCAAAAGCGCGCGACTTTTACGCGGCACTCGGGTTCGAGGTCATCGCTCCCGGTCCAAGGCTGCGCCTCAAGTTCTGA